The Gemmata palustris genome includes a region encoding these proteins:
- a CDS encoding molybdopterin oxidoreductase family protein — MSAIPPIPLSTLPAQALGVRTHCPYCAFQCGILMGEDLGGDLPRVTGDPHFPVNNGQLCIKGWTSATLLRHPQRITTPQLRDALGAWREATWGEALDFVAAKLIAIREQHGADANGVFGSGALTNEKAYLLGKFARVALGTANIDYNGRFCMSSAAAAQNRAFGLDRGLPFPVADVEHAEVVMLVGANTADTLPPMMQWFDRQKSAGGRLIVADPRRSQTARVANLFLQVTPGTDLALANGLLYVAIEERLTDERYISDRTTGFDAARAVALQYHPARVERLTGIPEAQLRQAVRWLATARSSMLLTGRGTEQHSKGVDSVHAWINLMLALGKVGKPHSGYGTLTGQGNGQGGREHGQKADQLPGYRLIEVDAHRAAIAKVWGVEPSALPRKGKSACELLDSLGSGGVRSLFVMGSNVAVAAPHLSRLIPKLQALELLVVCDAFHNETSAHAHVFLPVFQWAEEDGTMTNLEGRVIRRRIVARPPTGPRSDLDVLHELATRLGCGEKFAFRTAESAFNELRRATAGAPADYSGITYAKIEHQDGVFWPCPSEEHTGTPRMFTDRFAHADGRAKFFAVEHRAAGEEPDAEFPLIFTTGRYKEHYNSGAQTRTVGRLVNAQPVPRLEIHPRLARRHRVVTGSRVTVESRRAKVEFVAEVTPDIRPDTLFAPFHWGGRSAANLLTSAALDPVSRMPEFKLAAVRIAGVKT; from the coding sequence GTGAGCGCGATCCCGCCGATCCCCTTGAGCACGCTCCCCGCACAGGCGCTCGGCGTGCGCACGCACTGTCCGTACTGCGCGTTCCAGTGCGGCATCCTGATGGGCGAGGACCTTGGCGGTGATTTGCCGCGGGTGACTGGCGATCCGCACTTCCCGGTGAACAACGGGCAGCTCTGCATCAAGGGCTGGACCTCGGCGACGCTGCTCCGGCACCCGCAGCGCATCACAACCCCGCAGCTCCGCGACGCACTCGGCGCGTGGCGCGAGGCGACGTGGGGCGAGGCGCTCGATTTCGTCGCCGCGAAGCTGATCGCGATCCGCGAACAGCACGGCGCGGATGCCAACGGCGTGTTCGGGTCCGGTGCGCTGACGAACGAGAAGGCGTACCTGTTGGGGAAGTTCGCCCGCGTCGCGCTCGGTACGGCGAATATCGACTACAACGGCCGGTTCTGCATGTCGAGTGCGGCCGCGGCCCAGAACCGCGCGTTCGGGCTCGATCGCGGGCTGCCGTTCCCGGTCGCGGACGTGGAGCACGCGGAAGTGGTGATGCTCGTCGGCGCGAACACGGCCGACACGCTCCCGCCGATGATGCAGTGGTTCGACCGGCAAAAGTCCGCGGGCGGGCGCCTCATCGTGGCGGACCCGCGCCGCTCTCAGACCGCCCGCGTCGCGAACCTGTTCCTTCAAGTCACACCGGGAACGGATCTCGCGCTGGCGAACGGCCTGCTCTACGTCGCCATCGAAGAGCGCCTCACCGACGAGCGCTACATCTCGGACCGCACGACCGGGTTCGACGCGGCCCGCGCGGTCGCGCTCCAGTACCACCCGGCCCGCGTCGAGCGCCTCACGGGAATCCCAGAAGCACAATTACGGCAAGCGGTGCGGTGGCTGGCGACCGCTCGCAGTTCGATGCTCTTAACAGGCCGCGGAACGGAGCAGCACAGCAAGGGCGTGGACAGCGTTCACGCCTGGATCAATCTGATGCTCGCGCTGGGCAAGGTGGGCAAGCCGCACAGCGGTTACGGCACGCTCACCGGGCAGGGCAACGGTCAGGGGGGCCGCGAGCACGGTCAGAAGGCGGACCAGCTCCCCGGTTACCGCCTGATCGAAGTGGACGCACACCGGGCGGCCATCGCCAAAGTGTGGGGCGTCGAACCGTCCGCGCTCCCGCGAAAGGGAAAGAGCGCCTGTGAGCTGCTCGATTCGCTCGGCTCCGGTGGCGTGCGCAGCCTGTTCGTCATGGGGTCGAACGTCGCGGTCGCTGCGCCGCACTTGTCGCGCCTCATTCCGAAACTCCAGGCGCTCGAATTACTCGTTGTGTGCGATGCGTTCCACAACGAGACCTCCGCACACGCACACGTCTTCCTTCCCGTATTCCAGTGGGCGGAGGAAGACGGCACGATGACCAACCTGGAGGGCCGCGTGATCCGCCGGCGCATCGTGGCGCGCCCGCCGACCGGCCCGCGCAGCGACCTCGACGTGCTCCACGAACTCGCCACGCGCCTCGGGTGCGGAGAGAAGTTTGCCTTCCGAACCGCGGAGAGCGCCTTCAACGAATTGCGCCGCGCCACCGCCGGCGCCCCGGCCGACTACTCGGGCATCACTTACGCGAAGATCGAGCACCAGGACGGCGTGTTCTGGCCGTGCCCGTCGGAGGAGCACACCGGCACACCGCGGATGTTCACGGACCGGTTCGCCCACGCGGACGGGCGCGCGAAGTTCTTCGCCGTCGAGCACCGCGCCGCGGGCGAGGAGCCGGACGCAGAGTTCCCGCTGATCTTCACCACGGGGCGCTACAAGGAGCACTACAACTCCGGCGCCCAGACCCGCACCGTGGGCCGGCTCGTGAACGCACAACCGGTCCCGCGCTTGGAGATCCACCCGCGCCTCGCCCGGCGCCACCGCGTGGTCACCGGGAGCCGCGTCACGGTCGAGAGCCGGCGCGCGAAGGTAGAGTTTGTGGCCGAAGTGACTCCGGACATCCGCCCGGACACACTGTTCGCGCCGTTCCACTGGGGCGGTCGGTCCGCAGCGAATCTGCTCACGAGTGCGGCCCTCGACCCGGTCAGCAGGATGCCCGAATTCAAGCTCGCGGCCGTTCGCATCGCGGGAGTGAAGACATGA
- a CDS encoding FAD-dependent oxidoreductase has translation MTQKRLAIIGNGMAASRLLDELVRRNATGVFEITVYGEEARGSYNRILLGRVLTGGTPDEIELKSNEWFAARGVAFHSGVRVTKVDPVTRRLTTSTGDVHPYDVCVFATGSSPLVPQIEGLRSDDGSPRAGVHVFRTIEDCMAIRDRARPGSSAVVVGGGLLGLEAAKSLCDLGLHVTVLHLNPVLMNAQLDKSGGELLRRAIEKMGIFVRTGTTADEIIGNGHVEAVKMRAGDVVPADLVVFACGIVPRTEVAKASGVPVNRAILVNDLLATQVPGVYAVGECAEHDGQVYGLVQPIWEQCAVLADVLTGANPRARYRGSKVYTRLKVAGVEVASFGTPDAQFPTDEVVQVFEERRGVYRKLVVRDGKLAGAMLVGCTEAAPGLVQMYDRDEPLPPNRLDVLATGNAVSTPAEREVCNCNHVTESAVIEAIRDGCDTLPALCNATRAGTGCGSCRGQLTSLLTTHATAAVG, from the coding sequence ATGACGCAGAAGCGCCTCGCGATTATCGGCAACGGCATGGCGGCCAGCCGGCTCCTCGACGAACTCGTTCGCCGGAACGCCACCGGGGTCTTCGAGATCACGGTGTACGGTGAAGAAGCGCGCGGGTCGTACAACCGTATCCTGCTCGGGCGCGTGCTCACCGGGGGCACCCCGGACGAGATCGAACTGAAGTCCAACGAGTGGTTCGCCGCCCGCGGGGTGGCGTTCCACTCGGGCGTGCGGGTCACGAAGGTCGACCCCGTCACCCGGCGCCTCACCACGAGCACGGGCGACGTTCACCCCTACGACGTGTGCGTGTTTGCGACGGGTAGTTCACCCCTCGTGCCCCAAATCGAGGGTCTGAGGAGCGACGACGGCTCGCCGCGGGCCGGCGTTCACGTGTTCCGCACGATCGAAGATTGCATGGCGATTCGCGACCGCGCCCGCCCGGGGAGCAGCGCGGTTGTTGTGGGCGGCGGGTTGCTCGGGCTCGAAGCGGCCAAATCGTTGTGCGATCTCGGGCTGCACGTGACCGTTCTGCACCTCAACCCGGTGCTAATGAACGCCCAACTCGACAAGTCCGGCGGGGAACTGCTCCGGCGCGCGATCGAGAAAATGGGCATCTTCGTCCGCACCGGCACCACGGCGGACGAAATCATCGGGAACGGGCACGTCGAAGCCGTGAAGATGCGCGCCGGCGACGTGGTCCCGGCCGATCTCGTCGTGTTCGCGTGCGGGATCGTTCCGCGCACCGAAGTCGCCAAAGCGTCCGGGGTTCCAGTAAATCGCGCGATTCTCGTGAACGATCTGCTCGCGACGCAGGTGCCCGGCGTGTACGCGGTCGGCGAGTGCGCGGAACACGACGGTCAGGTGTACGGGCTCGTGCAACCCATCTGGGAACAGTGCGCGGTACTGGCCGATGTGCTCACCGGCGCGAACCCGCGTGCCCGGTACCGCGGGTCGAAGGTGTACACCCGGTTGAAGGTCGCGGGCGTCGAGGTGGCCAGTTTCGGCACGCCGGACGCGCAATTCCCGACGGACGAAGTGGTGCAGGTATTCGAGGAGCGGCGCGGCGTTTACCGCAAACTCGTGGTGCGCGACGGCAAGCTCGCGGGGGCGATGCTCGTCGGCTGCACGGAAGCCGCGCCCGGGCTGGTGCAGATGTACGACCGCGACGAACCGCTTCCGCCCAACCGCCTCGACGTGCTCGCGACCGGCAACGCGGTATCGACGCCCGCCGAGCGCGAAGTGTGCAACTGCAACCATGTGACCGAATCGGCCGTCATCGAAGCGATCCGGGACGGCTGCGACACGCTCCCCGCGCTCTGCAACGCGACCCGTGCCGGGACCGGCTGCGGGTCGTGTCGCGGGCAACTCACCAGCCTACTGACGACCCACGCCACCGCTGCGGTCGGCTGA
- a CDS encoding MFS transporter, with product MNSDSRSTADASAAGLRARVLVLSTVAFTLLFAVWLMLGMLSIKIKPELGLTDGQLYNLTIAAILSGSLGRFHFGIWTDRYGGRRVLTALILLTVLPTFFVSRVTSYYELLICAVLYGVAGNSFSVGIAWNAAWFPKDRQGTALGVFGAGNVGASVTKLFGPMLIALVPATGFLDGVVPGGWRFIPVVYAGLLVLMAAAVWFLSPREDRTPARGRALSELVAPMKHARVWEYGLQYTVVFGAYVALSGVLPQFYFANYGKELAAGLGLNAQLVSEFDSIKGLKGEGYAAYMAANPAVKADLDYLSKWIGFLAAVCFVFPASLLRPLGGWLSDRFGARGVMVAVFWAMLVSGAVLSLPLGLGVWAFTGVLFVLGVGMGVGKASVYKLIPDHFPREVGAVGGLVGLLGALGGVLFPLAWAAVPGSTFAALLALTVVSAVWFAAGAVGARKFAPKAEPVSEVVSSAR from the coding sequence ATGAACTCCGACTCCCGATCCACCGCGGATGCGTCCGCGGCCGGGCTGCGTGCGCGCGTGCTCGTGCTGTCCACCGTCGCGTTCACGCTGCTGTTCGCCGTCTGGCTGATGCTCGGAATGCTGAGCATCAAGATCAAGCCCGAACTCGGACTCACCGACGGGCAGCTCTACAATCTGACCATCGCCGCCATTCTGTCCGGCTCGCTCGGCCGGTTCCACTTCGGCATCTGGACCGACCGCTACGGCGGGCGCCGGGTACTGACCGCACTCATCCTTCTCACCGTTCTGCCGACGTTCTTCGTGAGCCGCGTGACGAGCTATTACGAGTTACTGATCTGTGCGGTCCTGTACGGTGTCGCGGGGAACTCGTTCTCGGTGGGGATCGCGTGGAACGCGGCGTGGTTCCCCAAGGACCGGCAGGGAACCGCACTCGGCGTCTTCGGTGCGGGTAACGTCGGGGCTTCGGTCACGAAGCTGTTCGGCCCGATGCTGATCGCACTCGTGCCGGCCACGGGCTTCCTGGATGGCGTGGTTCCCGGCGGGTGGCGGTTCATCCCCGTCGTGTACGCGGGGCTGCTCGTACTCATGGCCGCGGCCGTTTGGTTCTTGTCGCCGCGCGAGGACCGCACCCCGGCACGCGGGCGGGCACTGTCGGAACTCGTCGCCCCGATGAAACACGCGCGGGTGTGGGAGTACGGCCTTCAGTACACCGTCGTGTTCGGCGCGTATGTCGCACTCTCCGGCGTGCTGCCCCAGTTCTACTTCGCGAACTATGGTAAGGAACTTGCTGCGGGCCTGGGGTTGAACGCCCAACTCGTTTCGGAATTCGACAGCATTAAAGGCTTGAAGGGCGAGGGCTATGCCGCGTACATGGCCGCGAACCCGGCGGTGAAGGCGGATCTCGATTACCTCTCGAAGTGGATCGGGTTCCTCGCGGCGGTCTGCTTCGTATTCCCCGCGAGTTTGCTCCGGCCGCTCGGCGGGTGGCTCTCGGACCGGTTCGGCGCGCGCGGGGTCATGGTCGCGGTGTTCTGGGCGATGCTCGTATCGGGTGCAGTGCTGTCGCTGCCACTCGGGTTGGGCGTATGGGCGTTTACCGGCGTGCTGTTTGTGCTCGGTGTGGGAATGGGCGTCGGTAAGGCGAGCGTTTACAAGCTGATCCCGGACCACTTCCCGCGCGAAGTCGGCGCGGTGGGCGGGCTGGTCGGTCTGCTGGGGGCACTGGGAGGGGTGCTGTTCCCGTTGGCCTGGGCCGCGGTACCGGGCAGCACGTTCGCCGCGCTGCTCGCCCTCACTGTTGTGAGCGCGGTCTGGTTCGCTGCCGGTGCGGTCGGGGCGAGAAAATTCGCGCCGAAGGCCGAACCGGTTTCCGAAGTCGTCTCTTCGGCCCGGTAG
- a CDS encoding tetratricopeptide repeat protein, whose product MRRFPLVLVLLGLAPVPARAGAADEWVGQTVFPIKDRLPLCDASGKAIGEFSYSGTVARELGEWLEIRHVIHPGPYVGRVKKAEVVRAAGAEKFFSEKIKADSKNTWAYRNRATVRVLNKDHDGAIDDLTAAIDLDPHFSLYVERGRARRAKGDPDGAVKDYDEALRLEPGYSVALNNRGVLWEAKGRLDAAIEDYTAAIKSDPKYSTPWRNRGLVYQRKGDYEQAARDFAEAGRLDPTSTLLMDDLAWLLATCPDGTVRNGKRALELAKRACELTGFNEPLLLETLAAACAETGDFAKATEYQKKVLTDKEYEKRFGAGTREKLKLYESEKAFRTIPPKGVAIKPPAPETPTSKPRSEQK is encoded by the coding sequence ATGCGACGGTTCCCCCTGGTTCTTGTGTTGCTCGGCCTGGCGCCAGTACCCGCGCGCGCCGGTGCCGCTGACGAGTGGGTCGGACAGACGGTATTCCCGATCAAGGACCGGCTCCCTCTGTGCGACGCGAGCGGCAAGGCCATCGGCGAGTTCTCCTATTCCGGCACGGTCGCGCGCGAGCTCGGAGAGTGGCTCGAAATCCGGCACGTGATTCACCCCGGCCCTTACGTCGGGCGGGTGAAAAAGGCCGAGGTGGTGCGGGCGGCCGGCGCCGAGAAGTTCTTCAGCGAGAAGATCAAGGCCGACAGCAAGAACACGTGGGCGTACCGCAACCGCGCGACCGTGCGCGTCCTCAACAAGGACCACGACGGCGCGATCGACGACCTGACGGCCGCGATCGACCTCGACCCGCACTTCTCGCTCTACGTCGAGCGCGGCCGTGCGCGGCGCGCGAAGGGCGACCCGGACGGCGCGGTCAAGGACTACGACGAAGCGCTCCGCCTCGAACCCGGGTACTCGGTCGCGCTCAACAACCGCGGCGTGCTGTGGGAGGCCAAGGGGCGGCTCGACGCGGCCATCGAGGACTACACTGCTGCGATCAAGTCGGACCCGAAGTATTCCACGCCGTGGCGCAACCGGGGACTGGTTTATCAGCGGAAGGGGGATTACGAACAGGCCGCGCGGGACTTCGCCGAAGCCGGCCGACTCGATCCGACGAGCACGCTCCTGATGGACGACCTCGCGTGGCTCCTGGCCACGTGCCCGGACGGGACCGTGCGAAACGGCAAGCGGGCGCTCGAACTCGCGAAGCGGGCGTGCGAACTAACCGGGTTCAACGAACCGCTGCTGCTGGAAACGCTCGCCGCCGCTTGCGCCGAAACCGGCGACTTCGCGAAAGCGACCGAGTACCAGAAGAAAGTGCTGACCGATAAAGAGTACGAGAAGCGGTTCGGGGCCGGTACCCGCGAGAAGCTCAAGTTGTACGAGAGCGAGAAGGCGTTCCGAACGATCCCGCCGAAGGGCGTCGCAATTAAACCACCAGCGCCCGAAACCCCCACGTCCAAACCGCGTAGCGAACAGAAGTAG
- a CDS encoding serine/threonine-protein kinase produces the protein MAVNLDASGIGQLALRLGLVAPDQIRDGLDELGDKKAPATDMVRLLERKRHLTPWQGNKLLKGDLDGYFLGGYRLLYKIASGSFGRVYRGDDPRTGQVVAVKVLRNKWTIDKQKVELFQREGKLGLTIRHPNIVSVLAVNQDSKTGQHFIVMEFVEGGNLRDLLQARKKLTADETLRIMDECAQGLAYSQARGLTHRDIKPTNILIAVSTGQAKLVDYGLAEISQGSSVHLQRQDDRDDDVAVDRTVDYAGLEKATGQKAGDVRSDIYFLGSVLYECLTGQPIMPVTKDRQARMQARRYMDVEDTLRQNGPGLGITPPLMRLLAKMLAFEPAQRFQTPTQLVEALQACRADLTTGPGQARGPVGPKTLFVVEQNQKLQDAFRDRFKAEGYRVVLTIDPGQAVKRYQQQGYHALIIDARTVGREGVTAFNDVLRAADNAGMEVGAILILGPDQANWKAQARAHAHGAVLVDPGVTMKQLLRTLNELSQNGAADDPAPDAD, from the coding sequence ATGGCTGTTAACCTCGATGCCTCTGGAATCGGCCAACTGGCCCTCCGTCTCGGCCTGGTTGCCCCCGATCAAATACGAGACGGGCTCGACGAACTGGGCGACAAGAAGGCCCCGGCCACCGACATGGTGCGGTTGCTGGAGCGCAAGCGCCACCTCACGCCCTGGCAGGGGAACAAGCTGCTCAAGGGCGACCTCGACGGCTACTTCCTGGGCGGGTACCGGCTCCTGTACAAGATCGCGTCGGGCAGTTTCGGGCGCGTTTACCGCGGGGACGACCCGCGCACCGGGCAGGTCGTCGCAGTGAAGGTGCTCCGCAACAAGTGGACGATCGACAAGCAAAAGGTCGAACTGTTCCAGCGGGAAGGGAAGCTCGGGCTGACCATCCGGCACCCGAACATCGTGTCCGTCCTCGCGGTGAACCAGGACTCGAAGACCGGCCAGCACTTCATCGTGATGGAGTTCGTCGAGGGCGGGAACCTGCGCGACCTGCTCCAGGCGCGGAAGAAGCTCACCGCCGACGAAACGCTCCGCATCATGGACGAGTGCGCGCAGGGGCTCGCGTACTCTCAGGCGCGCGGGCTGACCCACCGCGACATCAAACCGACGAACATCCTGATCGCGGTCTCGACCGGGCAGGCGAAGCTCGTGGACTACGGGCTCGCCGAGATCAGTCAGGGGTCGTCCGTTCACCTCCAGCGCCAGGACGACCGCGACGACGACGTGGCCGTGGACCGCACGGTCGATTACGCCGGTCTCGAAAAGGCGACCGGTCAAAAGGCCGGGGACGTGCGGAGCGACATTTATTTCCTCGGCTCGGTTCTTTACGAGTGCCTCACCGGGCAGCCGATCATGCCGGTGACGAAGGACCGGCAGGCGCGCATGCAGGCCCGCCGGTACATGGACGTGGAGGACACGCTGCGCCAGAACGGTCCCGGGCTCGGGATCACGCCCCCGCTCATGCGCCTGCTCGCCAAAATGCTCGCGTTCGAGCCGGCCCAGCGGTTCCAGACCCCGACGCAACTGGTCGAGGCGCTGCAGGCGTGCCGCGCGGACCTCACGACCGGACCCGGCCAGGCGCGGGGGCCGGTCGGCCCGAAGACGCTGTTCGTGGTCGAGCAGAACCAGAAGCTCCAGGACGCATTCCGCGACCGGTTCAAGGCCGAGGGGTACCGGGTGGTGCTCACGATCGACCCCGGACAGGCCGTGAAGCGGTACCAGCAGCAGGGGTACCACGCGCTCATCATCGACGCGCGAACGGTGGGCCGCGAGGGGGTGACCGCGTTCAACGACGTGCTCCGCGCCGCCGACAACGCGGGCATGGAGGTCGGCGCGATCCTGATCCTCGGGCCGGACCAGGCGAACTGGAAGGCCCAGGCCCGCGCGCACGCGCACGGGGCGGTCCTGGTCGACCCCGGCGTGACGATGAAGCAGTTATTGCGCACCCTGAACGAGCTCTCCCAAAACGGTGCCGCGGACGATCCGGCGCCGGACGCCGACTGA
- a CDS encoding HEAT repeat domain-containing protein, which translates to MYRALTIAVAASAALLPTGCANMWDAVTSRKFRDAPFKTVGKVISPEDPVVVLRADPPRSGDERAKAMHRLKEPAVNKGTQEDQDQILEILTRSATTDPSPVLRFAAIEALGRFEDARVTAALMTAYQTADGLSEAERTRPSGPDPLTVIPVGGGASANRAPTRTGVDPGMPLKGPAGYAPDTVSALRCRCLESLGGTHKPEAARFLATVTGAAGPDTVVPGSDDPEIRQAAVRGLSNCRQPDAVVALAQVLKQEAGKDVILARQSHAGLVKLTGKQLPPDPEKWDGVVQAGVVIAPEPTRIESAIQNAVFWKK; encoded by the coding sequence GTGTACCGGGCACTGACGATCGCCGTCGCGGCCTCCGCGGCCCTGCTGCCGACCGGGTGTGCCAATATGTGGGACGCGGTTACCAGCCGAAAGTTCCGCGACGCACCGTTCAAGACCGTGGGCAAGGTGATTTCGCCCGAAGACCCGGTCGTGGTGCTGCGGGCCGACCCGCCGCGCTCCGGCGACGAGCGGGCAAAGGCCATGCACCGGCTCAAGGAGCCGGCAGTTAATAAGGGCACGCAGGAGGACCAGGACCAGATCCTCGAGATCCTCACGCGGTCCGCGACGACCGACCCCAGCCCCGTGCTGCGGTTCGCGGCCATTGAAGCGCTCGGCCGGTTCGAGGACGCGCGCGTGACCGCGGCCCTGATGACGGCGTACCAGACGGCCGACGGCTTATCGGAAGCCGAACGCACGCGCCCGAGCGGGCCGGACCCGTTGACGGTCATTCCGGTCGGTGGCGGCGCGAGCGCGAACCGCGCGCCGACGCGCACCGGTGTGGACCCGGGGATGCCGCTCAAGGGGCCGGCGGGCTACGCCCCGGACACGGTCTCGGCACTGCGGTGTCGGTGCCTGGAGTCGCTCGGCGGCACGCACAAACCGGAAGCGGCTCGGTTCCTCGCCACCGTCACGGGCGCAGCCGGCCCGGACACCGTGGTGCCCGGGAGCGACGACCCGGAGATCCGTCAAGCCGCGGTCCGCGGGTTGAGCAACTGCCGCCAACCGGACGCGGTCGTCGCGCTCGCACAAGTGCTCAAACAGGAAGCCGGCAAGGATGTGATTCTGGCTCGGCAGTCTCACGCGGGGCTCGTGAAACTGACCGGTAAGCAACTCCCTCCGGACCCGGAGAAGTGGGACGGGGTCGTTCAAGCCGGGGTCGTCATCGCCCCCGAACCGACCCGAATCGAGAGCGCCATTCAGAACGCGGTCTTCTGGAAGAAGTAG